The proteins below are encoded in one region of Cytobacillus sp. IB215665:
- the resA gene encoding thiol-disulfide oxidoreductase ResA, whose amino-acid sequence MKKQQRLIMRTVILVVLLAALGYALYSNIFMTKEAVAKGDQAPDFVLTDLEGNTHRLSDYKGQGVFLNFWGTWCKPCELEMPYMNNQYQYFKDKGVEIIAVDIDESEFSVKKFVDKHGLTFPVVIDEDSQVMNAYDVGNLPTTFLIDKDGKVVDIVNKTMSESDVKQYMESIIP is encoded by the coding sequence ATGAAAAAGCAGCAACGGTTAATTATGCGAACCGTCATTTTAGTTGTATTGTTGGCGGCCCTCGGATATGCCCTATACTCAAATATATTTATGACAAAGGAAGCGGTTGCAAAGGGAGATCAAGCGCCAGACTTTGTGTTAACAGATTTGGAAGGTAACACACATCGATTGTCCGACTACAAAGGCCAAGGGGTATTTTTGAACTTTTGGGGAACTTGGTGTAAACCATGTGAACTTGAAATGCCCTACATGAATAATCAATATCAATATTTTAAAGATAAAGGCGTGGAAATCATTGCAGTTGATATTGATGAATCTGAATTTAGCGTGAAGAAATTCGTCGACAAACACGGATTAACATTTCCAGTTGTAATTGATGAAGACAGCCAAGTGATGAATGCATATGACGTTGGGAATTTGCCAACAACTTTTTTAATAGACAAAGATGGAAAAGTTGTTGATATTGTAAACAAAACCATGAGTGAAAGTGATGTTAAACAATACATGGAAAGCATCATACCATAG
- a CDS encoding spore maturation protein, which produces MAILTLVSLWFIPFLICFILIVATVKKVPTYEVFVEGGKEGIKIAFSIIPFLVGMLVSISIFRASGALDYFIGMIRPLLEGIGVPAEIIPLAIMRPISGTAALGMTTDLIGTYGPDSFIGRLASTLQGSTDTTLYVLTVYFGAVGIKKMGDALKVGLLADLCGIIAAITVVTIIFAN; this is translated from the coding sequence ATGGCTATACTTACATTAGTGTCTTTATGGTTCATCCCTTTTCTCATTTGCTTTATATTAATAGTTGCTACGGTAAAAAAAGTTCCAACGTATGAAGTTTTTGTTGAAGGTGGTAAGGAAGGAATCAAGATTGCATTTTCAATCATTCCATTTTTAGTAGGGATGCTTGTATCAATATCGATATTTAGAGCATCAGGAGCGTTGGATTATTTTATAGGGATGATAAGGCCGTTATTAGAAGGGATAGGTGTACCTGCTGAAATTATTCCCCTCGCAATAATGAGACCTATTTCTGGAACTGCAGCATTAGGAATGACCACAGACTTAATTGGCACGTATGGACCAGATTCTTTTATTGGAAGGTTAGCTTCGACGTTACAAGGTAGTACCGATACAACTCTTTACGTGCTTACAGTATATTTTGGAGCAGTAGGAATAAAGAAAATGGGTGATGCATTAAAGGTTGGTCTCCTTGCTGATTTATGCGGTATCATCGCGGCAATCACCGTTGTAACAATTATTTTTGCTAATTAA
- a CDS encoding pseudouridine synthase, with amino-acid sequence MERLQKVIAQAGVASRRKAEQLILDGKVSVNNSIVKELGTKVSSHDKIEVNGIPIEREEPVYYLLYKPRGVISSVSDEKQRKVVTDFFPHLKQRIYPIGRLDYDTSGLLLLTNDGDFANILMHPKYEIEKEYVAKIKGIPTRENVKKLEKGIRLDDGVTLPAKVKVKSIDKKKNTSIVQIIIREGRNRQVRRMLTAIGHDVMKLKREKYAFLDLKGLNTGDARELSPHEVKQLRSVAKTGNKKNIY; translated from the coding sequence ATGGAACGACTACAAAAAGTAATTGCACAAGCAGGGGTTGCTTCTAGGCGAAAAGCAGAGCAATTAATTTTAGATGGAAAAGTAAGTGTAAATAATAGCATAGTTAAGGAGCTTGGAACGAAAGTTAGCTCACATGATAAAATTGAAGTGAATGGGATTCCTATTGAGCGTGAAGAACCTGTTTATTATTTACTATATAAACCAAGAGGTGTTATTTCCAGTGTATCAGATGAAAAACAAAGAAAAGTTGTCACAGACTTTTTTCCTCATCTAAAACAACGTATATATCCTATTGGACGCTTGGATTATGATACATCAGGGTTATTGTTGTTAACGAATGATGGTGACTTTGCAAATATATTAATGCATCCTAAATACGAGATTGAGAAAGAGTATGTTGCAAAAATAAAAGGTATCCCTACTCGTGAAAATGTGAAAAAGCTTGAGAAGGGGATTCGTCTAGATGACGGAGTAACTTTACCGGCAAAAGTGAAAGTCAAGTCAATTGATAAGAAAAAAAATACTTCAATCGTGCAAATTATTATTAGGGAAGGTCGAAATAGACAAGTTCGGAGAATGTTAACGGCGATCGGTCATGATGTAATGAAGTTAAAACGTGAAAAATATGCCTTTTTAGACTTGAAAGGGTTAAATACAGGGGATGCGCGTGAGCTTTCTCCTCATGAGGTGAAACAGCTACGCTCGGTAGCGAAGACTGGTAATAAAAAAAATATTTATTAA
- a CDS encoding nucleoside recognition domain-containing protein produces the protein MVNIIWVLMTVVGIVFSLLNGTIEQVNEAIFKGAREAVTICIGLISILVFWLGLMKIAQEAGMLDKLGKIFKPLVSRLFPEVPADHPAMGYILSNMMANMFGLGNAATPMGIKAMEQLKKLNGDKDVASRSMITFLAINTSSLTLIPTTIIAIRITYESSKPTEIVGTTLIATFFSTICAILIDRYFYYRRLRRGGK, from the coding sequence ATGGTTAATATAATTTGGGTTCTAATGACAGTCGTTGGCATCGTTTTTTCTTTGCTAAATGGAACGATTGAACAAGTCAATGAAGCAATATTTAAAGGTGCTAGAGAAGCGGTGACGATTTGTATTGGACTAATTAGCATTCTCGTGTTCTGGTTGGGGTTAATGAAGATTGCTCAGGAAGCAGGGATGTTAGACAAGCTGGGAAAAATTTTTAAACCACTCGTAAGTAGGCTTTTTCCTGAAGTTCCTGCTGATCACCCCGCGATGGGTTACATATTATCAAATATGATGGCAAATATGTTTGGTCTTGGCAATGCCGCCACCCCGATGGGGATAAAAGCAATGGAACAGTTAAAAAAGCTAAACGGTGATAAAGATGTAGCTAGCCGTTCTATGATAACTTTTTTAGCAATCAATACTTCTAGCCTTACACTAATTCCAACTACGATTATCGCTATACGCATCACTTATGAATCTTCAAAACCAACTGAAATTGTCGGTACAACATTAATTGCCACCTTTTTTTCAACTATTTGTGCAATTTTAATTGACCGCTATTTTTATTATAGAAGGTTAAGAAGGGGTGGAAAATGA
- a CDS encoding D-alanyl-D-alanine carboxypeptidase family protein has product MTFLLIIVLLLSVNQQVAVANNDVSAKSAILIEQETGRVLYGKNEHTKMRIASITKIMTAIIAIESGKLEDIVDISERAIYTEGSSILLELGDQITLKDLVYGLMLRSGNDAAVAIAEHVGGSVEGFNFLMNEKAAMIGMTNSEFSNPHGLDDHENHYSTAYDMALLTKYAMENEAFRELFATELYHPTYKTKAWKNKHKLVTGMYSYTTGGKTGYTKRANRTLVTTAEKNGLELIAVTLDSNSNDWNDHINMFETGFDQYNLINIFGQDNLDKVKDEFYKNKIFVERDVLYPLNKEEENEVNVAVQLIKPQKSWKKNKDVPTIIGKVVISLSDDKIQEIPVFYDHGNRKSKKSWWPIFSQVFAMIIGVNSDG; this is encoded by the coding sequence ATGACATTTCTTTTAATCATTGTTTTATTATTATCAGTTAATCAACAAGTAGCAGTTGCGAATAATGACGTAAGTGCCAAAAGTGCTATCCTTATTGAACAAGAAACAGGTAGAGTCTTATACGGGAAAAATGAGCATACAAAGATGAGAATAGCAAGTATAACAAAAATAATGACTGCTATAATTGCTATTGAGTCTGGAAAACTTGAGGACATAGTGGATATTAGTGAAAGAGCAATATACACTGAGGGGTCGTCCATACTTCTCGAGCTAGGTGATCAGATAACATTAAAAGATTTAGTATATGGCTTAATGCTTCGCTCTGGAAACGATGCAGCCGTCGCAATAGCTGAACATGTTGGTGGTAGTGTGGAAGGCTTTAATTTCTTAATGAATGAAAAAGCTGCAATGATTGGTATGACAAACAGTGAGTTTTCGAACCCTCATGGATTGGACGATCACGAGAATCACTATTCAACTGCGTATGATATGGCATTATTAACGAAATATGCAATGGAAAATGAAGCATTTCGCGAACTATTCGCGACTGAGCTCTACCATCCAACATATAAAACTAAAGCATGGAAGAATAAACATAAGCTAGTGACTGGAATGTATTCCTATACAACTGGTGGTAAAACCGGTTATACGAAAAGAGCGAATCGTACTTTAGTGACGACAGCTGAAAAGAATGGCTTAGAACTTATAGCAGTTACTTTAGATTCAAATTCGAATGACTGGAACGACCATATTAATATGTTTGAAACGGGATTCGATCAATATAATCTTATTAATATATTTGGCCAGGATAACTTGGATAAGGTCAAGGATGAATTTTATAAAAATAAAATATTTGTGGAAAGAGATGTTCTTTATCCTTTAAATAAAGAAGAAGAAAATGAAGTAAACGTTGCTGTACAGCTTATAAAGCCTCAAAAATCTTGGAAAAAAAATAAAGACGTTCCAACGATTATAGGTAAAGTAGTGATCAGCCTTAGTGATGATAAGATCCAAGAAATTCCAGTTTTTTATGATCATGGGAATAGAAAATCGAAAAAGTCATGGTGGCCGATATTTTCACAAGTGTTTGCTATGATTATTGGAGTAAACTCAGATGGTTAA